DNA from Anaerobaca lacustris:
GGATACATGTCCAGCAACTCGGCCGGACGGGTGCAGCGCTGACCGGCCTTGACGCCCGGGCCTGCGAAGATCAGCGGTACCCGGGTACTCCGCTCCCATAGTGTGTTCTTGCCGGTGATGCCCTTCTCGCCCAGATGATAGCCGTGGTCGCCCCAGAGCACGACGATCGTGTCGTCCGCCTGGCCGGACTCTTCGAGCGCGTCCAGGAGCCGACCCACCTGCGCATCGATGAAACTGGTGCAGGCGAGATAGGAGCGGACGAGATTGCGCCACTGGTTGTTCTGCCGCACCCATCGCAGCCGCGGCTCGGGCAACTGCCAGTGAACATACCACGAAAAGCGAGGCGTATCGTCGCGGTCGTCGTTCCTGATGGGCGGCAGCAGGCGGTCGTCGTCCGGATACAGGTCGAACCACTTCTGGGTCGCATAGCACGGGACGTGGGGCAAGAAGAAACCCGCCGCCAGGAAGAACGGCTGCTCCTTCGGCATATCGCGGAGATGCTCGACCGCCCAGGAGGCCACCTTGTAGTCCTGCTTGTCCTCGTCGCGATGCGGGAACACGCCCCAGTCCATGAGGGGATGGTTGCCCATCGGCGTCGGCGGGATGAGCTTCTTCTCGGGCTTGACGCCGACACCGCCGGGCGGTCCCCAGACGTCGAACTCGGCGGCCCGCTGTTGGAGACCGCCGACGCCACCGTGATAGATCTTGCCCGTCGTCAAGGTGCGATAGCCGTGTGCCTTGAAATGCTGTGGCAGGGTGACACGGTCCTGCCACTGGGGCAGCGTGCGAAACCACGGCGCCAGTCCATAGACGCCGGTCGTCGTGGGGCGCAGGCCGAGCATCAGGCTGGTGCGGGACGGATTGCACAGTGGGCTCTGCACGTGGGCATTGAGAAACGTTGTGCCCCGGGCCGACAGACGATCCAGGTTCGGCGTCCTGGCCAATGGATGACCGCCGAGCGGACCGACCCAGTCGTTCTGATCGTCAATCGCGATGAACAGAACGTTGGGGCGTTGCCCCGCCTGATATTCCTGCGTCTGCGCGAATTGCCCGAGAACACCACCGG
Protein-coding regions in this window:
- a CDS encoding sulfatase; its protein translation is MDRRTFLHGVGATFAGGVLGQFAQTQEYQAGQRPNVLFIAIDDQNDWVGPLGGHPLARTPNLDRLSARGTTFLNAHVQSPLCNPSRTSLMLGLRPTTTGVYGLAPWFRTLPQWQDRVTLPQHFKAHGYRTLTTGKIYHGGVGGLQQRAAEFDVWGPPGGVGVKPEKKLIPPTPMGNHPLMDWGVFPHRDEDKQDYKVASWAVEHLRDMPKEQPFFLAAGFFLPHVPCYATQKWFDLYPDDDRLLPPIRNDDRDDTPRFSWYVHWQLPEPRLRWVRQNNQWRNLVRSYLACTSFIDAQVGRLLDALEESGQADDTIVVLWGDHGYHLGEKGITGKNTLWERSTRVPLIFAGPGVKAGQRCTRPAELLDMYPTLIELCGLTERDDLEGISLVPQLRDAEAKRERPAITSHNQGNHGIRSERWRYIRYADGSEELYDHETDPNEWTNLGGDPKFASVLEEHRRWLPEIDVPPAPGSAHRVLTYDRATDEAVWEGTRVRRSDPIPE